GGAGGACGCCTGCGCCATGCTGCAAAGGCTGGCCGGCCGTTCTCACCGGGTGCTCACGGGCTTTGCCCTGCTGGATCCGCGGACGGACCGGGCGGTGACGGCGCACGAGTGGACGGCCGTCTCCATGCGCGAACTGACCGACGCCGAAATCCGCGCGTACGTGGATACGGGCGAGCCCCTGGACAAGGCGGGGTCCTATGGCGCCCATGCCCTGGGCGCCGGTCTCATCACCCGCGTGGAGGGCTGTTTCTACAACGTGATCGGCCTTCCCCTCGCCCGGTTGCTGATGACGCTTGAAAACTTCGATGACCTGGCGACGTGACCAGGGTCGCATGGGCGTAACATGGGTCGCATCGTCGTGATTAAGTCCGCCACCAAAGGCTCAGAACCGACCGGGTAACTCCATGGCCGATTTCAGAGGACACGTCTGGGGTGGTTTCGTCGCCACCCTCATCTCCATGGCGCTCTGTACCGCCGGGCTATGGTGGACGGAGCTGCTTGATCCCTACCGGACCCTGGACGTCTGGCCAAAGGTGCTTCTGCTGCTGTCCATCGGGTTGTTGTCGGCCTGTTTCCCGGACGTGGACACCGAGAGTAAATCGCAGCGGCTGTTCTACCGCCTGTTGATTCTGCTGGACATCTGGTTTATCTTGATCGGGGATTACAGGACGGCGGCCCTGCTGGGACTCGGCGCCATGCTGCCCCTACTCGGCAAGCACAGGGGATGGACCCATACCTGGCTGGCCATGTTGCTGGTGCCCGCGCTGTTCCTGCTCGTTCCCATGTACCTGAAAGGGTCCGTTGAGTCCTTTCCGATCGTCTGCTACGTCGTATCGGTCTCGGCCTATGCCAGCCACCTGGTGCTCGACGGATATATAGTACAGACGGGCCGGCGTATCCGCCGCCTGGTCGCGGGAAACTGAACGCGGGAAACTGAATGCAGGAAACTGAACGCAGGAAACCCGGCGGCGTCCGCCAACAACGTTGGGCGGCGTTCGCCATCATTCCGGAGATATCATGAAAAGCGCACTGGAAATCGCCATGGAGAAGACCGCCGACGCACAGCAGGGCGGCAAGCTGACGGACGAGCAGCGTAAGGGGATCGCCGACCTGGAGAAGGAATACCAGGCCAAGATCGCGGAACAGGAGATCATGATCGAATCGAAAATAAAGGCGTTGGCGGCCCAGGCGCAGGGCCACGAGTTTCAGCAGCAGGTACACGCCCTGCAGGAACAACTGGTCCAGGAGCGGGAACGCATGGAAGCGGAAAAGAACACGAAGATTCAAGCAGTACGAGATCGGAGATCCTGACATGGCAAAGAAGCGTCTGCGCGTCGCTCTGATCGGCTGCGGAGGCAACATGCGAGGCGCCCACGTGCCGCGCATCCTGGCCGACGGGGCGGTCGAAATCGCGGCGGTTGCAGATACCTCGGAAGATGCCGCCCAGGCGTTGATGGACCGATGGGGCCGCCCGGTGCCCCACTTCACCGACTACCGGGACATGATAGAGAGCCACCGTCTCGACGCGATCATGGTGAGTTCTCCCCACGCCCTTCACTACGAGCAGGTGGACTATGCCCTGGATCAAGGTCTGCACGCGCTCGTCGAGAAGCCGCTCACCATCTCGTCCGGCCACACGCGCGCCCTGATCGGGAAGGCGGAAGAACAGCGCCGGATCCTGCTGGTGAGTTACCAGCGCAATTTCATGGCGCCCCATGTCTACGCCCGGGAGCTGATTCGGAAGGGCGCAATCGGCGAGGTGCGCGGCGTCGTGGCCTACGTCACGCAGAACTGGGGCGGCACGCGCGGGTGGCGGCTCGACCCGGTCCTGTCGGGCGGCGGCATGTTTCTCGATACGGGCAGTCACCTGGTGGCTTCCACGCTGTGGATTACGGATCT
The genomic region above belongs to Gemmatimonadota bacterium and contains:
- a CDS encoding metal-dependent hydrolase, whose amino-acid sequence is MADFRGHVWGGFVATLISMALCTAGLWWTELLDPYRTLDVWPKVLLLLSIGLLSACFPDVDTESKSQRLFYRLLILLDIWFILIGDYRTAALLGLGAMLPLLGKHRGWTHTWLAMLLVPALFLLVPMYLKGSVESFPIVCYVVSVSAYASHLVLDGYIVQTGRRIRRLVAGN
- a CDS encoding Gfo/Idh/MocA family oxidoreductase produces the protein MAKKRLRVALIGCGGNMRGAHVPRILADGAVEIAAVADTSEDAAQALMDRWGRPVPHFTDYRDMIESHRLDAIMVSSPHALHYEQVDYALDQGLHALVEKPLTISSGHTRALIGKAEEQRRILLVSYQRNFMAPHVYARELIRKGAIGEVRGVVAYVTQNWGGTRGWRLDPVLSGGGMFLDTGSHLVASTLWITDLKPLEVSAFLDKAGRDVDINMVVAVRFRDDAYGTLNTFGNASRHDERIAIHGSEGSLVFHLHQWQVKSVLLNDEPLKIPARIREDTPDAAFFRMIRNSGKGYEPPHFALAVSQVSEAAYQSVEEGKPVQVAG
- a CDS encoding Maf family protein yields the protein MKQIVLASSSPRRSDLLRQIGIAFEVVPPDVDESQYSFDDDPAGTAERLALAKAKSAADRVDARGRLVLGADTVVLFEDEVIGKPKDAEDACAMLQRLAGRSHRVLTGFALLDPRTDRAVTAHEWTAVSMRELTDAEIRAYVDTGEPLDKAGSYGAHALGAGLITRVEGCFYNVIGLPLARLLMTLENFDDLAT